ATGCGGCTGCGCTCAGTAGCCTCCGCCTTCGCTGCTGCTGTTTTACTGTTGAATATCTGGCTGCTGGCTCAATTTGACACCACCAATTCAGGCCTGCAATTTCAAGAATATTTGCCTTGGATTCCGCAATTGGGTTTGAGCTACAATCTAGGCATCGACGGCTTGTCTTTGCCGCTGTTAGTTTTAACCGGATTGCTGACGCTATTAGTCATCAACGGCACCGGGGAAAACATGGCTCGTCCCCAGCTTTACTACTCTTTGATTTTGCTAATCAATGCGGGGGTAGCGGGAGCTTTGATGTCTCAAAACTTGCTGCTGTTCGTTTTGTTTTACGAGCTAGAATTAATTCCTTTTTACCTGTTAATTGCGATTTGGGGCGGCAAGCAGCGCGAATACGCTGCGATGAAGTTTCTGATTTACACAGCAGTTTCGGGACTTTTAGTTTTAGCAGCATTTTTGGGTGTAGCTTGGCAAAGCGGCTCTTTAAACTTCGATTACAGCGCGATTACGACTCAAGACTTGCCCTTAAAAACGCAATTAATCCTGCTAACAATTCTGCTAGTTGGCTTGGGAATTAAAATTCCTTTAGTTCCCCTGCATACTTGGCTGCCTGATGCCTACGTCGAAGCTTCGCCAGCAACTGCAATTCTGTTGGGAGGTGTGTTGGCGAAGTTGGGAACTTACGGTTTAATCCGGTTTGGTTTGCAGATGTTCCCCGAAACTTGGTCGATTGTCGCTCCGGGTTTAGCGATAATTGGCACGGTGAGCGTGATGTACGGTGCTTTGAGCGCGATCGCCCAAAAAGATATCAAGCGCATGGTAGCCTATAGTTCGATCGGGCATATGGGCTACATCCTCGTCGCCTGCGCCGCCGGCACCAAACTCGCCTTAATCGGCGCTGTCGGGCAAATGGTAAGCCACGGCTTGATTTTAGCCTTACTGTTTTATCTCGTAGGCGTCATTGAAACCAAAGTCGGCACGCGGGATTTAGACGTACTCAATGGCTTGATGAACCCGATGCGCGGTTTACCGACAGCAAGTTCGCTGTTAGTTTTGGGCGGCATGGCAAGCGCCGGCATTCCCGGTTTAGTCGGTTTTATCTCCGAATTTTTAGTATTTCAAGGCAGTTTCTCAGCATTTCCAATTCCGACTTTACTTTGCATTTTAGCCTCCGGGTTAACAGCAGTTTACTTCGTAATTCTGCTCAACCGCACCTGTTTTGGAAAGTTGGACAACGCCACGGCTTACTATCCTCCAGTTAAGTTTGCCGAAAATATGCCAGCGCTAGTTTTAGCCGCGATCATTTTCTTCTTGGGAATCCAGCCGGTGTGGCTGCTTAAGTGGAGCGAATCTACTACAAATGCGATGGCAGTAACTCTATCAACAGGCAGATATTCTCAAGTAGCTGTCAGCAATCAGCATGATAAATTAGTCAGTAGTCAGTAGTCATTAGACAAGATTGCATTCATTCACTCTCTTATCTTGAAACTATCTGCGTCAATCTGTGTTCATCTGCTTGAAATCTGCGGTTACTGTATTAATCCAAGATTCAGTGGTCATTCGTCATTAGTCATTGGTCATTAGTTATTGGTCATTAGGAACGAAAATTAAATAACTTAAACACCTCCGATTTTTCGAGTTCCCAGGCTCTGCCTGGTAACACATATTCGGAGGCTCTGCCTCCTTTCCCCTCGACACTTCTGAAAGAGAGAGGAATGTGGAACAGAGGTATTTAAGTTATTTAATTGTCATTCCTCAGTCATGAGTCATCAGTCATCAGTCATTAGTCATTAGTCACTAGCCCCACCGATGATGAAATTTATTCCTGGTATTCTTGTGGCACTTCGGGCTGCAATCGCGCCATTCCTCCTATGGGATGCTGTTGATGGCACAATCAGCATTTGGTTCATCATCGGTTACTTAGTTGGGTTTTTATCAGATATCTTCGACGGCGTTATTGCCCGACGCATCGGCGTCAGTAATGCACAATTACGTCAAGCCGATAGTTGGGCAGATGTCTGCTTCTATATCTGCGTATTTGCTAGTGCGTGGCTGGTGCATCGAGATGTGGTAATAGCCTTTCGAGTACCGCTATTGGCTGTAGTTTTTCTACAGTTGGCATGGTGGATTGTTAATTTGGTAAAATATGGTAAACCAGCCAGCTACCACACCTACTCTGCTAAATTTTGGGGAATAACCCTGTTCATTGCTACTGTTGCTCTTTTCGGCTTTAACTATGCTGGAATTCCCCTGTGGGTAGCTATTATTTCTGGCATCATTCATACTGTAGAAGAGATTGCTATGACACTGCTATTACCACAGTGGAATCATGATGTTTTGAGTATCTTTCATGCTCTGCGGTTGCGTCAAGAATTGATTTCAGGTTCCCTCAATAACGACTGAAGTCGAGTTGAGAACAAAAGGCAGCTTTTGCGGAACAGAAAAATAAGCATCGATGGTTCAAATGGTTCAAATAATATTGCTATTGATTAGGAGAAACTGAAAATGGTACAAACCCCTAGTAAACCAGCAACTAAACTGCCTCCTTCCAAGCACGAATTTGCCGAAGTAATTCACAGACTGGAAGCTGGCGGTGCGATGATTCCAGATACACCGGAAAATCTGATGCAAATCATCGCGATTTGGAAGGCCTACGCGGTACCGATGGACTTCTACTGGCGGGATTTACTTTACATCGCGGAACGGGTATTTTTAAACCCGCTTCCCTTCTTTAAATATTTCTTGCCCCAGGAGTATTTAGACTTGCAAAATCACTATTCAGGTGACGGTGCAGATTTGCGGATTTGGCGGGGTACTGGAAGCGCCCAC
The genomic region above belongs to Microcoleus sp. bin38.metabat.b11b12b14.051 and contains:
- a CDS encoding NADH-quinone oxidoreductase subunit M, coding for MLSALLWLPALGAAIVGFLPGKMNTMRLRSVASAFAAAVLLLNIWLLAQFDTTNSGLQFQEYLPWIPQLGLSYNLGIDGLSLPLLVLTGLLTLLVINGTGENMARPQLYYSLILLINAGVAGALMSQNLLLFVLFYELELIPFYLLIAIWGGKQREYAAMKFLIYTAVSGLLVLAAFLGVAWQSGSLNFDYSAITTQDLPLKTQLILLTILLVGLGIKIPLVPLHTWLPDAYVEASPATAILLGGVLAKLGTYGLIRFGLQMFPETWSIVAPGLAIIGTVSVMYGALSAIAQKDIKRMVAYSSIGHMGYILVACAAGTKLALIGAVGQMVSHGLILALLFYLVGVIETKVGTRDLDVLNGLMNPMRGLPTASSLLVLGGMASAGIPGLVGFISEFLVFQGSFSAFPIPTLLCILASGLTAVYFVILLNRTCFGKLDNATAYYPPVKFAENMPALVLAAIIFFLGIQPVWLLKWSESTTNAMAVTLSTGRYSQVAVSNQHDKLVSSQ
- a CDS encoding CDP-alcohol phosphatidyltransferase family protein — translated: MKFIPGILVALRAAIAPFLLWDAVDGTISIWFIIGYLVGFLSDIFDGVIARRIGVSNAQLRQADSWADVCFYICVFASAWLVHRDVVIAFRVPLLAVVFLQLAWWIVNLVKYGKPASYHTYSAKFWGITLFIATVALFGFNYAGIPLWVAIISGIIHTVEEIAMTLLLPQWNHDVLSIFHALRLRQELISGSLNND